TATTAAATCAAAGTCGATATCGATCTGCATCCGTATTGGTCGCGGGAGAAAATTTTGGATGCGGTTCCAGCAGAGAACACGCGCCTTGGTCGCTTGCGGATTTTGGATTTCGCGCGGTCGTTGCACCTTCTTTCGCTGATATATTTTTTGGAAACTGCGCTAAGAATGGAATCGCTCTGATAAAATTAACTCTTACGGAAGTGGAAGAAATTCTGACTTACATAAGAGAAAATGAGGGAGCCGAAGTTACGATCAATTTGGACACGTTAGTCCTCATTGCCGGGAAAAAAGAATATCACTTTTCTCTTTCTTCGTCTTTGCTGGAAAGAATCACGAACGGATGGGACGATATCGATCTTACGATGAAATTTTTGTCCAGAATCGAAGACTTTGAATCTTCTCTTGTCTAAAATCCGATAAATCGTTCGCTCCGTATCCAATAGGGAGCAAACGATTTCTACTTTATCCCGCTACAAAAAGAAAATCAACGGAGAGATTTTTTCAACAAAGAAGAACCTTCCAAAATAATGCAGGTCTCATTCTCCATTTAAAATCATTTTCTTTTGAATACTGAACGCTGTCCGGTTTGAGAAAAAAACAAAGATTTCATTTTATAAAAACATCACTTGGGTGCGTTGAAAGCACTTTCTTATTATATAATTTAGAATCTTCTGATTCCAAACTTAGAAATCTAAAAAAACGAGTTGAGTCCTTTTTTGGATTTCAAAAAATTTGATTATCATGAAAGCCAAAGATTTAGCGA
This is a stretch of genomic DNA from Leptospira tipperaryensis. It encodes these proteins:
- the leuD gene encoding 3-isopropylmalate dehydratase small subunit, producing the protein MNQSWNKHQGVAVPLYRKDIDTDQILPKQFMKKVERTGFGKHLFHNWRYLDDDGLQEDPDFVLNQSRYRSASVLVAGENFGCGSSREHAPWSLADFGFRAVVAPSFADIFFGNCAKNGIALIKLTLTEVEEILTYIRENEGAEVTINLDTLVLIAGKKEYHFSLSSSLLERITNGWDDIDLTMKFLSRIEDFESSLV